A single Neoarius graeffei isolate fNeoGra1 chromosome 23, fNeoGra1.pri, whole genome shotgun sequence DNA region contains:
- the LOC132871982 gene encoding phospholipase A and acyltransferase 2-like — protein sequence MACSAEIKHITDCGQLGDLIEFSYPIGFSHWGVYERDGHVVHFAVADENELQRRFRVHILQKVFPLCGNILLGQTKIRREHITHVPVPKGAHIKISNDCHHYPVSSVTDMRIRLNALLGEVFDYNLLSQNCEHFATFVRYGVAVCNQIPRHKDKEQKEATQIFQDIIAQKSLSMKF from the exons ATGGCTTGTTCTGCTGAG ATAAAGCACATTACTGATTGTGGGCAGCTTGGAGACTTAATTGAATTCTCATATCCCATTGGTTTTTCACATTGGGGAGTATATGAGAGAGATGGACACGTGGTGCATTTTGCAGTTGCAG ATGAAAATGAACTGCAGAGGAGGTTTCGTGTGCACATATTACAGAAAGTGTTCCCCTTGTGTGGAAACATTCTTCTGGGACAAACTAAGATCCGGCGTGAGCACATCACTCATGTGCCCGTGCCCAAAGGAGCACATATCAAAATCAGCAACGACTGTCATCACTATCCAGTGTCCTCTGTCACAGATATGAGGATTAGATTGAATGCGTTACTGGGTGAAGTGTTTGACTACAACCTGTTATCTCAGAACTGTGAGCATTTTGCCACATTTGTGCGCTATGGAGTGGCTGTATGCAATCAG ATACCACGACATAAAGACAAGGAGCAAAAGGAAGCAACACAGATATTCCAGGATATCATAGCTCAGAAATCTTTGAGCATGAAGTTTTGA